GTTTCAATCCCTGATAGGGATTATAGCTGATTTCAACCGCAGGCTTCTGAAACCCTTGATATATTTAGTTTTCGAGGTACGATTCTGACAACCTCAATTGAATATATCATTTCAGCCATCGGCTTGTCAACAGGCAAAAATAAAAAAAGGCTGAAACCCTATCTCCATAAAGCATTCAGGAATTCTGACAACCTCCCCAGATAGTCGAGAGGGTTCAAACCCAGAACAGATAGAAGTTTCAGCCATTAATTTAGCAACCCTTTCCCAAACAGCTATAGGTTGTCGCCACTAAGCAAAAAAAATCGTATTATCGCGTAGCTGTTCGCCGCCGATGCGTTCAACTTTACCCTGACAACAAGCACAGAGGAAATAAAAGCGAATACTATCCGTTTCAGGGTTAATAATTTTGTTGAGACGCGATCGCAATTTAGCATATTGTGTGTTAGTCAACTCGCATTCAAACACACTATATTGCATCCATTGACCATAGGATTTCAAGATCGAGTGAATCTTAGTGCGACGTTTATCCTCAGAAATATCGTAAGACACCACAACAAACATAACTATCCTAACACCAAAGGCGGATATTTTTCAATGTCACCCATCAAATATTTAGCTAACAAACGCGCTTGAAGTTCAAACGCCTCTTGATAAGTACATTGTTTACCTAAAACTGGATGTTTGAACTTAGATTGTTTTTTCTGTTCATATAATTTTAGAAAAGTTCGCCGTCCTTCATTACTTAAAAACACCGCATTGCTAATGGGTTCTGTGGTAAAATCATCAGGAGTCAACTGTTTTAAATTAATCGCACTCAATACCATAGAATCCACAATTAACGGTCGAAACTCCTCCATTAAATCCAAAGCCAAACTCGGACGACCATAATGTTGAACATGAAGATAACCCAAATAAGGATCAAACCCGACTAAATTAACCGCACTTTGTACATCATGACACAATAAAGAATAACCAAAACTGAGCAAAGAATTAACCGGATCTGTGGGAGGGCGACGGTTGCGAGTTTGAAAACTAAAACCATCTCCCCGAATTAACTGATCAAATACTCCAAAATAAGCCGCACTTCCCGCCCCTTCTAAACCGCGTAAAGAGTTAATATTATTGGTATAAGAAATAGGGGCGATCGCATTATCCAACCGAGTCACATTATCATCTAATTGCAAATTAGAATATTTTCGCCCTTGTCGCAATAACAGCACCCGATAATTCTTCAACTTTCCACGCACAAACCCCCGAACTAAATGTAACGCCTTTTCCGACTCTCCGGCTGCTTCCCATTGCGCTTTTCTGACAAAAATATTTTTAGTCATTTCGGGTTCTAATCGTCCTAAATAACGCCCCGTATCTGTTAAAAAGGTTAACGGGATATGCCGTTCCAAAAGTTCCTGAACGACCGCCGGAGATACCGTTGAACGTCCTAAAATCACAATTCCATCTACCTTAATTAACGGCACATCCAAAACATTTTTCTTATCCGCTTTCACCGTTAACCGTTCATCCGTTTTACCAATAAACGAATCATCAACCGTAATATAAACTGTTCCCATTGTATTAACCTCAAAAACATTAACTTGTAGGTTGTGTAAGCGCAGCGCACGCAACATAATTACTGTCTCTAATCTATCAATACTAGCGAGCGAGGACACTCGCACTGCAATACCTTTACCTTAAACAATCACCTCCCGATATCGACTCACCTTTGCTGCAATTTTCGGTAAACAAGAGTCATACAAACTGCAACCCATACAGCGTTTTTGATAACTCGCTAAAGGTTGATTACCTGTTTGTAAAAGCTCGAAAACCTGATCAATAATATTAATCGCTTGTTCTCGTAATATTGGAGAAATTTCCACAGGTTGACGTTGATGAGATTGGGCATAATAAATATAACCCTTGGTTACAGTTTTACCCGTCATTTCTTCTAAACATAACGCTTGCGCCACCACCTGCATTTCATCATTATCCCATTCCCCTTTCCGTCCCCGTTTATATTCTACGGGGTAAAATTCGCCAGATAGTGATTCAATTAAATCTGATTTTCCAATTAATTTATAACGTTCAGATTTCAACCAAACCGCCCGAACTTGCCAAACTTCCTCTCGATTTTGTT
This DNA window, taken from Planktothrix serta PCC 8927, encodes the following:
- the cas1d gene encoding type I-D CRISPR-associated endonuclease Cas1d — protein: MGTVYITVDDSFIGKTDERLTVKADKKNVLDVPLIKVDGIVILGRSTVSPAVVQELLERHIPLTFLTDTGRYLGRLEPEMTKNIFVRKAQWEAAGESEKALHLVRGFVRGKLKNYRVLLLRQGRKYSNLQLDDNVTRLDNAIAPISYTNNINSLRGLEGAGSAAYFGVFDQLIRGDGFSFQTRNRRPPTDPVNSLLSFGYSLLCHDVQSAVNLVGFDPYLGYLHVQHYGRPSLALDLMEEFRPLIVDSMVLSAINLKQLTPDDFTTEPISNAVFLSNEGRRTFLKLYEQKKQSKFKHPVLGKQCTYQEAFELQARLLAKYLMGDIEKYPPLVLG
- the cas2 gene encoding CRISPR-associated endonuclease Cas2, with translation MFVVVSYDISEDKRRTKIHSILKSYGQWMQYSVFECELTNTQYAKLRSRLNKIINPETDSIRFYFLCACCQGKVERIGGEQLRDNTIFFA
- the cas4 gene encoding CRISPR-associated protein Cas4, which gives rise to MQTIDYIPISSLNHFAYCPHRCWRMFCAGEFVDNQYTIEGTSLHDRVHSFGEQNREEVWQVRAVWLKSERYKLIGKSDLIESLSGEFYPVEYKRGRKGEWDNDEMQVVAQALCLEEMTGKTVTKGYIYYAQSHQRQPVEISPILREQAINIIDQVFELLQTGNQPLASYQKRCMGCSLYDSCLPKIAAKVSRYREVIV